The following nucleotide sequence is from Acyrthosiphon pisum isolate AL4f chromosome A2, pea_aphid_22Mar2018_4r6ur, whole genome shotgun sequence.
TTAGTTGTACAGCTATTACTTACTGCCCCTGCGTTTATGAGTTACAGCTTTaagaactaaaaattaaaacctctCATATTCTAatgaagtgttttttttttttttgtgaacaaataagaatttaataatataaataaataacaccaAAAACATAATTCATGAAGTATGACTCTTACTTATTgagtaaaaaagaaaataggaaaaatttaaaaatgttcaatacttCTTTCTTGCATGCAGAATGTCAAcgtactatttgttttctccctGCCCACAACCATGTTATCTCGACTACCACAATTTAGTTACCAcaagttataataaacaatatagggCATAGGTAATATGCatagacatttaaaacatttatatgtctatggtaatatgttataataataaaaattgtttacgtttttacggttataaaaattattacaaaataatgtatttagtagtacttaaggggattcgataccgtgattttctgttttcgtctaacataagcgtgacatagtattttagacgtgttttttgccaaacataccaattgatctaatggagctataagaattctgaaaacaNNNNNNNNNNNNNNNNNNNNNNNNNNNNNNNNNNNNNNNNNNNNNNNNNNNNNNNNNNNNNNNNNNNNNNNNNNNNNNNNNNNNNNNNNNNNNNNNNNNNNNNNNNNNNNNNNNNNNNNNNNNNNNNNNNNNNNNNNNNNNNNNNNNNNNNNNNNNNNNNNNNNNNNNNNNNNNNNNNNNNNNNNNNNNNNNNNNNNNNNNNNNNNNNNNNNNNNNNNNNNNNNNNNNNNNNNNNNNNNNNNNNNNNNNNNNNNNNNNNNNNNNNNNNNNNNNNNNNGGTGTGGAATccccttaaaaaaaatctggtgtaaaaatataatataatatattataattatataattaataatataatataatccaattCTCTTCCTTCGCTCGACTTCAatccaaaatttaaaactttaacaacACTACTCCAGAAGAACAATCTAGTCATCTCcgatttattaactatttctcCTCCCTAATGGACAAATCTCAGCGTAGCAAACACCGAACTctccataattaaaaaaaaagacactCCTCCTTCAATCTATAAACAAGAATATTtccaaataatacaaaacataaaatgcGAAAAAATATACACGGATGCATCCAAAAGCCATATCGGGGTCGGGGCTGCAGTTGTTTGGAATAACATGGAATTCGTGTACAAACTCCCTAGCGCCTGCTAACGCAAATTGCACAGCTTCCTTTTCTGAAgatgtcaaattaaaaaaattcatgttGGCTAGTCGTAGCGCGTATGTactatacagtaaataataactgACGGACGTAATAAGGACGGCTGTCGACTGACTGACGACATAAATACCTGGTCTGATGGCAAGATACGTGGATAGTAAATTGTAcatcgaaaacaaaattaaattgtcaattaaGATGATACAGATTACAGCGCgggaatgtacatttttaaatagaatctAACAGGTAGTCTTGGAAATATTTGGGTAGTCGAGATAACACGAGTGTTCTCACAGGTAGTCTTGGAAATACTTGGGTAGTCGAGATAACACATAAGTacctaaaaaacaaatagtgtgctgAATGTTACATGCTATACTATTCTTAatgtcattttataataaaaaaaatacacaaatgcTATTAgttttgttaaatgataatatttatattttaaaaggttaTAAAACTTTTACAAAGGTTCTGCTTGAtgttgatataagtatatatcacTTAAGAATATGCTGTAAACTAAATAGAATTGGAAAATTCTCAAATGCTAccttacattatataattaaattaaaagttataattttaaacagttatttactaaatatttttgtatttatgagctcgtagtttaattataaaaattaaaataataattttacatgtaTCTATCAatagtttacatatttttatttgtagttatTTAGAGGTAATATTAATGGAGATGATTCGGCCAGAAATATATTTGAAGTTCCTATCATAGCACAATGGATTAGAATTAATCCTACTAGATGGAGAGACAGAATTTCATTGAGATTGGAACTTTATGGATGCCCATATTGTAAATATCAATACCATATTTCATACATATTgagtgattaaaataatattaactttaattttagcATCGGATAGCCTTTATTTCAATGGAACTTCATTGGTACGTTGGAACTTGAGAGATTCTCCTGTTTCTGCCCATAGAGAATCAATTAGATTTAGATTCAAAACAAATGTGGCCGACggaattttattatatggaattGGATCACAAGGAGATTATTTAGCTTTACAGCTCAAAGATAATCGgctactattaaatataaatttaggtatattttgatattatttagaaaaatgtaatgggtggttaaaattgttatttattttttaggatcTCAATTTATGACTAGTCTGTCGGTTGGTAGTTTACTGGATGATAACATTTGGCATGAAGTCATAATAATGAGAAATAGGCTTGATGTTGTGTTTTCTGTTGATCGTGTTACAATTCAAGGTCGAATCAAAGGAGAATTTGAAAGACTAGATCTTAATCGTGaagtatgcaaaataaaattgaatctgtcctgaaaatgtttaaaatttaagatttatagTACTCTATTGTTTTTGTTACTGTTACTTGGTCACTTTTGCATGTTGGCAACTAAGTTGTGTTTTAAATATGCATTAACTGACCAAGtgaaataattagataatacaaatctcaaatttaaaaatcttaaacattTTCACTTAGTCATTTTTTGCATGACgacaatgaaatattaattgtaatatgtataaaatatataatttttttttacttatagatatatataggtGGTGTTCCACATTTAAATGAAGgtctattaattaatacaaattttactggATGTATTGAAAACTTATATATGAATTCaacaaatatgatttatttagttaaaGAGTCATACAACTCTGGAGACTCTTGGTTAatgcaaaaatatcaaaagataaatacattatatacttgtttggtacgattattatttaatatactaaaattaaattttaataattactaaaatattatatttttattaggaatCTCCTATTGTTCCCGTTACATTTTTATCAAGATCATCTTATGCAAGAATTAGAAGTTATGAGGGTATGAAAAAGATcaatatatcattatcatttcGGACTTATGAAGAACGTGGGTTACTAGCTCACCACAAATTTTTAGTAAATGGATATGTCAAGGTAATATatctttaaaacaatttaacttttacattttctatattgtattgaatccaattttttatttgattgtagTTATACCTGGAAAATGAACACATTAAAGTAGAGTTGATGACCAAAGACAACACGCGTGTAATTTTAGACAACTATGAAGAAAGTTTTAATGATGGGAAATGGCATAGCGTGATTTTGATTCTTAAAGAAAATTTTTTGGAGCTTAATGTAGATAATAGACCTATGCAGACAATTAGAAAATTAGATTTCTTAACgggacaaaataattttattgccggttagataaattattttattgactttgtttttaaatatatatttagtattatggttgaaattatgataataatataatgtatactgttTTAGGAGGTATTTATGGTACAATTGGATTTGTTGGGTGTATGCGTTTAATTACAATTGATGGCAATTACATGTTACCAACCGATTGGAAACTAGGAGTAAATATTGATGACACTACTTTTATCcctttaaataagtatttttaattcatatataatatttttattttaggaaagTTACTGTTGTGATAAAGAAGTATTATTTGATGCCTGTCAAATGAGTGATCGGTGCAATCCAAGTCCATGTAAGCATTCTGGAACATGTAAACAAAATTCTGAGGATTTTTTCTGTGATTGTGGAAATACAGGATATAGTGGTGCTGTATGTCAAACACGTAAggaattcaatttataaaattaaaaaatgattttttttaaattaataatgttattcatAACTAGCATTGAATCCATTGTCATGCCTTGCTTTTAAGAATGTTAATCCAGTAGGACAAAATTCTGATATAAAAATAGATGTAGATGGAAGTGGTCCATTAAAGCCGTTTCCAGTTACATGccaatattatggtaaatacactatttagtattttcaatgttgtgtaatatattattaaattataattattttttaaaatgtgaataaaacataaaaaaaagttatttaaacatattctaATGTATAGCTGATGGACGAATAGTTACAACAATTAGGCATCAAAGTGAAAGTGGTTCCACTGTTGATGGTTTTCAAGAACCTGGAAGTTTTAGACAAGAATTCAATTATGATGCAgatttatttcaaattgaaGCACTTATTAATAGATCACATTCATGTTGGCAGCCATTAAGTTATACTTGTAAACAATCTAGATTATTTAATTCTCCAGGTATTATACTTAATAGCTAATAAGAATTACGTttcatttatcataaaatattaataatgtattacaattaaCAGCAAATGGGTTGGATTTTCGACCATTCGGATGGTGGGTATCTAGACATAATCAAAAAATGGATTATTGGGGTGGTTCAATTCCAGGTTCATACAAATGTCAATGTGGTATAATTGGTAATTGTAAAGATCCTACTAAATGGTGCAATTGTGAttcaggtaaataatataataagatgtaAATTGCTTGTTTAcacgaatatatttttaattactttgattattctatattttctgACATTTCTGTAGGTCTTGATAGTTGGCAATCAGACAGTGGTGATATAAGAGAAAAAGAGCATCTGCCAATAAAACAAGTTAGATTTGGAGACACAGGTACCCCGTTAGATGATAAAGAAGGGAGATTTAAAGTTGGACCATTAATGTGTGAAGGAGATggtaaatttctattttatttaaaaaaaaaaaattgtatttacaaatgatttgtgttttattttacagagctttttaataatgttgttacATTCCGCAAACTTGACTCACAGATTCGTTTACCAACATTTGACTTTGGACAAAATGGTGacatttattttgagtttaaaacAACTATTGAAAATGCCATTATTTTTGAAAGTCATGGACCTaaagattatataaaattatcacttataagtaataaaataattatgtgttaacttttatacaaataaataattattatcaagcataaatatttattgctacTTTGGTTGTTAGGTGGTCACTCTTTACAATT
It contains:
- the LOC100168079 gene encoding neurexin-4 isoform X1 produces the protein MSEVLHFIIIAIAVGLCSNVKTDSDCGEPLLEKAALRATSSLPDRGPENAILNGRNAWTAYSSDFAQYLIIDLGQTMTVTSILTQGRAESSEYVETFGISYGSNGLDYAEYKESSGNTKLFRGNINGDDSARNIFEVPIIAQWIRINPTRWRDRISLRLELYGCPYSSDSLYFNGTSLVRWNLRDSPVSAHRESIRFRFKTNVADGILLYGIGSQGDYLALQLKDNRLLLNINLGSQFMTSLSVGSLLDDNIWHEVIIMRNRLDVVFSVDRVTIQGRIKGEFERLDLNREIYIGGVPHLNEGLLINTNFTGCIENLYMNSTNMIYLVKESYNSGDSWLMQKYQKINTLYTCLESPIVPVTFLSRSSYARIRSYEGMKKINISLSFRTYEERGLLAHHKFLVNGYVKLYLENEHIKVELMTKDNTRVILDNYEESFNDGKWHSVILILKENFLELNVDNRPMQTIRKLDFLTGQNNFIAGGIYGTIGFVGCMRLITIDGNYMLPTDWKLGESYCCDKEVLFDACQMSDRCNPSPCKHSGTCKQNSEDFFCDCGNTGYSGAVCQTPLNPLSCLAFKNVNPVGQNSDIKIDVDGSGPLKPFPVTCQYYADGRIVTTIRHQSESGSTVDGFQEPGSFRQEFNYDADLFQIEALINRSHSCWQPLSYTCKQSRLFNSPANGLDFRPFGWWVSRHNQKMDYWGGSIPGSYKCQCGIIGNCKDPTKWCNCDSGLDSWQSDSGDIREKEHLPIKQVRFGDTGTPLDDKEGRFKVGPLMCEGDELFNNVVTFRKLDSQIRLPTFDFGQNGDIYFEFKTTIENAIIFESHGPKDYIKLSLISGHSLQFSYQAGSGPLNVRVETSDKLNDDRWHSVVLERNRKESRIIVNGAIKQSVREPPGPVRAIHLTSELVIGASSDEQNGFIGCLRAFMLNGQLVDLKSYAEKGLYGISPGCIGKCDSSPCLNNGTCFEKYDGYTCDCRWTAFKGPICADEIGVSLKANSMIRYDFEGVWRSTISENIRVGFTTTNPKGFLLGLFSNISKEYMTIMVSNSGHLRVVFDFGFERQELIFPDQHFGLGQYHDLRIRRKNSGSTLIMEVDGSDPKEFHFDIKESTDAQFNNIQYMYIGRNTSMTEGFVGCVSRVEFDDIYPLKLLFQQDGPPNVSGMNTTIKEDFCGVEPVTHPPPLIETRPPPILDENKVKAAYNETNSALIGGIFSIILIVILILAFLVGRYVARHKGDYITQEDRGADIALDPDDAVIHSTTGHQVQKKREWFI
- the LOC100168079 gene encoding neurexin-4 isoform X2 — encoded protein: MSEVLHFIIIAIAVGLCSNVKTDSDCGEPLLEKAALRATSSLPDRGPENAILNGYMAWTSAYDSLDQYFIVEFLTRVKICSISTQGRSSTLEFIEEYCIQYSDNGKGWTNIEDSHGNIELFRGNINGDDSARNIFEVPIIAQWIRINPTRWRDRISLRLELYGCPYSSDSLYFNGTSLVRWNLRDSPVSAHRESIRFRFKTNVADGILLYGIGSQGDYLALQLKDNRLLLNINLGSQFMTSLSVGSLLDDNIWHEVIIMRNRLDVVFSVDRVTIQGRIKGEFERLDLNREIYIGGVPHLNEGLLINTNFTGCIENLYMNSTNMIYLVKESYNSGDSWLMQKYQKINTLYTCLESPIVPVTFLSRSSYARIRSYEGMKKINISLSFRTYEERGLLAHHKFLVNGYVKLYLENEHIKVELMTKDNTRVILDNYEESFNDGKWHSVILILKENFLELNVDNRPMQTIRKLDFLTGQNNFIAGGIYGTIGFVGCMRLITIDGNYMLPTDWKLGESYCCDKEVLFDACQMSDRCNPSPCKHSGTCKQNSEDFFCDCGNTGYSGAVCQTPLNPLSCLAFKNVNPVGQNSDIKIDVDGSGPLKPFPVTCQYYADGRIVTTIRHQSESGSTVDGFQEPGSFRQEFNYDADLFQIEALINRSHSCWQPLSYTCKQSRLFNSPANGLDFRPFGWWVSRHNQKMDYWGGSIPGSYKCQCGIIGNCKDPTKWCNCDSGLDSWQSDSGDIREKEHLPIKQVRFGDTGTPLDDKEGRFKVGPLMCEGDELFNNVVTFRKLDSQIRLPTFDFGQNGDIYFEFKTTIENAIIFESHGPKDYIKLSLISGHSLQFSYQAGSGPLNVRVETSDKLNDDRWHSVVLERNRKESRIIVNGAIKQSVREPPGPVRAIHLTSELVIGASSDEQNGFIGCLRAFMLNGQLVDLKSYAEKGLYGISPGCIGKCDSSPCLNNGTCFEKYDGYTCDCRWTAFKGPICADEIGVSLKANSMIRYDFEGVWRSTISENIRVGFTTTNPKGFLLGLFSNISKEYMTIMVSNSGHLRVVFDFGFERQELIFPDQHFGLGQYHDLRIRRKNSGSTLIMEVDGSDPKEFHFDIKESTDAQFNNIQYMYIGRNTSMTEGFVGCVSRVEFDDIYPLKLLFQQDGPPNVSGMNTTIKEDFCGVEPVTHPPPLIETRPPPILDENKVKAAYNETNSALIGGIFSIILIVILILAFLVGRYVARHKGDYITQEDRGADIALDPDDAVIHSTTGHQVQKKREWFI
- the LOC100168079 gene encoding neurexin-4 isoform X3, with translation MAWTSAYDSLDQYFIVEFLTRVKICSISTQGRSSTLEFIEEYCIQYSDNGKGWTNIEDSHGNIELFRGNINGDDSARNIFEVPIIAQWIRINPTRWRDRISLRLELYGCPYSSDSLYFNGTSLVRWNLRDSPVSAHRESIRFRFKTNVADGILLYGIGSQGDYLALQLKDNRLLLNINLGSQFMTSLSVGSLLDDNIWHEVIIMRNRLDVVFSVDRVTIQGRIKGEFERLDLNREIYIGGVPHLNEGLLINTNFTGCIENLYMNSTNMIYLVKESYNSGDSWLMQKYQKINTLYTCLESPIVPVTFLSRSSYARIRSYEGMKKINISLSFRTYEERGLLAHHKFLVNGYVKLYLENEHIKVELMTKDNTRVILDNYEESFNDGKWHSVILILKENFLELNVDNRPMQTIRKLDFLTGQNNFIAGGIYGTIGFVGCMRLITIDGNYMLPTDWKLGESYCCDKEVLFDACQMSDRCNPSPCKHSGTCKQNSEDFFCDCGNTGYSGAVCQTPLNPLSCLAFKNVNPVGQNSDIKIDVDGSGPLKPFPVTCQYYADGRIVTTIRHQSESGSTVDGFQEPGSFRQEFNYDADLFQIEALINRSHSCWQPLSYTCKQSRLFNSPANGLDFRPFGWWVSRHNQKMDYWGGSIPGSYKCQCGIIGNCKDPTKWCNCDSGLDSWQSDSGDIREKEHLPIKQVRFGDTGTPLDDKEGRFKVGPLMCEGDELFNNVVTFRKLDSQIRLPTFDFGQNGDIYFEFKTTIENAIIFESHGPKDYIKLSLISGHSLQFSYQAGSGPLNVRVETSDKLNDDRWHSVVLERNRKESRIIVNGAIKQSVREPPGPVRAIHLTSELVIGASSDEQNGFIGCLRAFMLNGQLVDLKSYAEKGLYGISPGCIGKCDSSPCLNNGTCFEKYDGYTCDCRWTAFKGPICADEIGVSLKANSMIRYDFEGVWRSTISENIRVGFTTTNPKGFLLGLFSNISKEYMTIMVSNSGHLRVVFDFGFERQELIFPDQHFGLGQYHDLRIRRKNSGSTLIMEVDGSDPKEFHFDIKESTDAQFNNIQYMYIGRNTSMTEGFVGCVSRVEFDDIYPLKLLFQQDGPPNVSGMNTTIKEDFCGVEPVTHPPPLIETRPPPILDENKVKAAYNETNSALIGGIFSIILIVILILAFLVGRYVARHKGDYITQEDRGADIALDPDDAVIHSTTGHQVQKKREWFI